In Bradyrhizobium sp. 200, the sequence GTTCGGCTTCTCCATCGACTGGTCCAACCATGCTTTGAAATGTTTTCCCAATTCTTCTGGACGGGCAACCGGCGGCATGGCGCGACCGTATCTGGAAAAGCAGCCGCTTTGCTCTCGATGCGGGTACCGACGAAGCCGGCCATGCATTCCAATTTGAAGCCGGCCGGGTATTCCGATCGGAAGCCGGCCACCCTTGGCGTCAATCGCATGGGTCGATTTGATGATGTCGTTGAGGGATGAGAAGGTCAAGTGACCGATTGATCTGGAGCGGATTGCTTTTGCTTTCTGAGGCTCTCTCCTTTGAGTTCGATGCGGTAGGCGTTGTGGATGAGGCGATCGAGGATTGCGTCGGCGATGGTGGGGTTGCCGATGATTTCGTACCAGCGGTCGACGGGCAGCTGGCTGGTGATGATGATCGAGCGAGCTTCATATCGGTCCTCGACAATCTCAAGCAGATCACGGCGCTGGTCGGCGTCGAGCGGCTCTGGCCCCCAGTCATCAAGAATGAGCAGATCGAGACGGGCGATAGCGCGCAGCATCTTGGTGTAACGGCCATCGGCGCGGCCGAGTGCGAGGGCGGTGAAGAGACGCGGCACGCGATGGTAGGCAACTGAGAAGTCGTCTCGGCAAGCCTTGTTGCCGAGGGCGCAAGCGAGCCAGCTCTTGCCGACGCCGCATGGCCCGGTAACGAGGAGATTATGTCGTGCCCGGATCCAGTCGCCAGCGGCGAGTTTTAGAAAGAGCGCGCGGTCGAGGCCGCGGATAGCGCGGTAATCGACATCCTCGACGCAGGCGGCATGACGCAGCTTGGCGGCTCGAGCTCTGCTTTCGAACCGCTTTTGCTGGCGCAGCGTTTTCTCGTGTTCCAGGAGCAACGCCAGCCATTCGGCGTGTTCGAGGCTGCGCGCTTCGGACTGGGCATCGAGGTCCTTGAAGCCTTTGGCCATACCGTGGAGACCGAGGCTATGCAGCAGGTCGAGGGTGGGATGGGTCAGCATGCTGGATAATCCTTTCAATGGAAGTAACCGGGGCCGCGCAGATTGGGATGTTCGATGATCGCGTCCTCGGTATCGCGAGAACTGCGTTCGAGCTTGTTGGCGATGATGGAGGCGATGCTCTTGTAGGTCAGTGCGCTGACCGCGACCGCGCGGGCCGCGATCAGCTCGGCGCGTTCGGGATCAATATCCTTGAACAGCCGAAGCACGCCGAGACAGGTCCGGAATCCCTGTTCGGGATGAGGCCGATTGGCCAGGATGGCGAGGACGAGCCCCTCGGTGTTGGGCCCGATCGACCGCCCCCAGCGCCGGAATCGATCGGGAGTCCACTCGGCGTAACGCCGATGCGCACTGGGCATGTGATCGGGATCAGTGCCGTGCCGGCGGCCGCCATAACGGCGCTGGTGAGCAGCAACCCGCAAACCCCGATGGAACAACTCGATCGTCCGGGTGGTGGCGCGAACGTCGACCTGCTCCCGGATCAGGCCGTGTGGAACTGAGTAGAAGAAGCCGTCGACCTCGACGTGATAATCGAGCGAGACGCGGGCCAGGAGCCATTCCGCGAACTGATAGTCGGCATCCGGCAACGGCGCCAGGACAGGCATCTCGACGGTCTCGAACAATTGTCGGCGGCTGACGCCGATCCGGCGCATGACGTGGGCGTTGATGCGCTCCAGCGCGGCGGCGATTGCCGCGTTCGCCTCAGCCAGCGAGAAGAAGGTCTGCCGGCGAAGCCGCCCGAGGATATAGGTCTGGGCAAAACGCACTCCGGCTTCCACTTTTGCCTTGGCAAAAGTTGTCGACTGCAGGTCGTGCGGGTACGACCCAGCAAAAGGTGCGGATCACGCATCCCTTCCATCCACTTTGCGGTCGCAAGTTCGAGCTGATCTGTCGGCGCCGTCATTGGGGCGAAGACCGGGTGGTCTATGAAGGGCAGAACGGTCGACTTTGTACGATCGCGAGCGCATGGACCGATATCGATCCACCCGATGAGTTCTTGCTGATCGCTGCGGGTAGAGCAGCCTTTTGCGCGGTCGACCTGTTGGCGCTTTGTGACGCGCTGGACCGGCTCGCGGAGAGCATGGGCGCCAGCGATGCGTAAATCTAAATACGCCGCATATGTAAAGACAATAACGCCATACCGTCGACGCG encodes:
- the istB gene encoding IS21-like element helper ATPase IstB translates to MLTHPTLDLLHSLGLHGMAKGFKDLDAQSEARSLEHAEWLALLLEHEKTLRQQKRFESRARAAKLRHAACVEDVDYRAIRGLDRALFLKLAAGDWIRARHNLLVTGPCGVGKSWLACALGNKACRDDFSVAYHRVPRLFTALALGRADGRYTKMLRAIARLDLLILDDWGPEPLDADQRRDLLEIVEDRYEARSIIITSQLPVDRWYEIIGNPTIADAILDRLIHNAYRIELKGESLRKQKQSAPDQSVT
- a CDS encoding DUF5372 family protein, with translation MSTAGRAGTTQQKVRITHPFHPLCGRKFELICRRRHWGEDRVVYEGQNGRLCTIASAWTDIDPPDEFLLIAAGRAAFCAVDLLALCDALDRLAESMGASDA